From the Patagioenas fasciata isolate bPatFas1 chromosome Z, bPatFas1.hap1, whole genome shotgun sequence genome, one window contains:
- the LOC136115381 gene encoding coiled-coil domain-containing protein 68-like, which produces MSAPSPEPRPARIVMTTLLLTQHLSRQDRGAQGELVLYGSSCSQLTQEAEYVKKVPGEAPEPRCSRWNRSPVATTLKETEEQLLLVSRENQVLKIKLEATREAGVQALRSASQKLYENYQARSEQQRKSHEDEKQQIQTHNLQHEAKLRQSSQNSARLAESVRDRCSRIAEMETRVRRMQEEKQTLIEKKTSFEKTLHQMMARNEDSKRCWDVEQQIVTLREQICHLQRLIQAQQHGLRAVIQEAEELNKELKSQDKRIEDLTEKLTALEAQNKELKDRVEFWSGKSKTMVSKGVWTDAPRHSGAFGASPYGMLARLRQQES; this is translated from the exons ATGTCCGCTCCCTCCCCAG AGCCAAGACCCGCGCGGATCGTGATGACCACGCTGCTGCTGACGCAGCACCTCAGCCGGCAGGACCGCGGCGCCCAGGGGGAGCTCGTCCTCTAcggctcctcctgctcccagctcacCCAGGAGGCCGAATACGTCAAGAAG GTGCCGGGGGAGGCGCCGGAGCCGCGGTGCAGCCGCTGGAACCGCAGCCCCGTGGCCACGACGCTGAAGGAAAccgaggagcagctgctgctggtgagCAGGGAGAACCAAGTGCTGAAGATCAAG CTGGAAGCCACGAGAGAAGCGGGTGTACAAGCCCTCAGATCCGCCTCCCAAAAGCTGTACGAGAATTACCAGGCGCGCTCggaacagcagagaaaaagccACGAGGATGAGAAGCAGCAAATCCAG ACCCACAATCTCCAGCACGAAGCGAAGCTCCGGCAAAGCTCCCAAAACAGCGCCCGCCTCGCCGAAAGCGTCAGGGACCGATGCAGCCGCATCGCGGAGATGGAGACGCGCGTGCGGAGGATGCAGGAG GAAAAGCAAACGCTGATAGAGAAGAAGACGTCATTTGAAAAGACGCTTCACCAGATGATGGCGAGGAATGAAGACAGCAAACG GTGCTGGGACGTGGAGCAGCAGATTGTCACCCTGCGGGAGCAGATCTGTCACCTGCAGCGCCTCATCCAGGCCCAGCAGCACGGCCTGCGCGCCGTCATCCAGGAG GCAGAAGAACTGAACAAGGAACTCAAAAGCCAAGATAAAAGGATAGAGGACCTGACCGAGAAGCTGACTGCACTGGAAGCACAG AATAAAGAACTGAAAGACAGAGTGGAGTTCTGGTCTGGAAAGTCCAAGACTATGGTTTCCAAAGGCGTCTGGACAGA TGCCCCGCGCCATTCGGGAGCGTTCGGAGCGTCCCCTTATGGGATGCTCGCCCGGCTCCGGCAGCAGGAGAGCTGA